Part of the Candidatus Methylomirabilis lanthanidiphila genome is shown below.
GTTGGCGTCGTCCCAGGACCATAAGCGCGCATTCAATGACGACCAGGGACCCAATACGGGCGGCATGGGCGCTTACTCTCCCGCGCCAATCATCACCGAGTCGATCCATCAGCAGATCATGGAGCGAGTCATGATTCCGGCCGTCGCCGGGATGGCGACCGAAGGGCGGGCCTACAAGGGTATTCTCTATGCCGGCTTGATGATCAACGGAAATGAAATCAAGGTGCTCGAGTTCAACGCCAGGCTCGGCGATCCGGAAGCGCAGCCGCTGCTCCTGCGAATGAAGTCCGACCTGATCCCGTTGCTGGAGGCGGTCGTAGACGGCCGATTGAGGGACCAGACGATCGACTGGACACCGGATGCAAGCGTCTGCGTCGTCATGGCATCAAAGGGTTATCCCGGCCCGTACGACCAGGGCGCCACGATCGTCGGGCTCGAGGACGCGGCTGCCGAACCGAACGTCGTCATCTTCCACGCGGGGACCAGTCGGACGAACAATCAGGTCCTTACCGGCGGCGGACGAGTCCTTGGTGTCACCGGCCTCGGGCGAGACATCCAGGGGGCAATCGCTGCCACCTACCGGGCAGTGAAGAAGGTCCATTGGGAGGGTGCGCACTACAGGACCGACATCGGTGTTCGCGCTCTCGCCAAGGTCTCATGACACCAGGACAGCGCACCCTATGAACGGAATGTTGGACGCAAGAGGAAAAGGAGCGACAGGTGATCACTGATGGCGGCACGACAACGCACCCCGTAGTCGGAATCGTTATGGGCAGTGACTCCGATCTGGCAGTGATGGAACTGACCGGTAAGGCGCTGGAGCGGTTCGAGATCCCGTTCGAGTGGAAAATCTCATCTGCTCATCGTTCCCTTGACGCCACGTTGGACTATATTCGGAAGGCCGAAGCGCGAGGGATCAAGGTGATTATTGCCGGGGCAGGGGCCGCGGCCCACCTCGCCGGTGTCATTGCGGGCCAAACGACTCTTCCGGTCATCGGGGTCCCGCTGGCTTCGAGTTCGCTCAAGGGACTCGACGCGCTTCTTTCCATCGTCCAGATGCCGGGAGGTGTTCCGGTTGCCACGATGGCTATTGGCGAAGCGGGAGCGAAGAACGCCGGCATCCTGGCCGCACGGATCTTGGCGCTGTCGGATGAGACTCTCCAGCGCAAGCTACAATCATTTAAGGAGGCTCTGGCCTCCGAAGTGGAGGAAAAAGATCACACGCTCCAAAAGCACCGCTCCTGAGCTTCTCCTTCCACGGAAGACTCACGGTACCGGGGAATCGTTCTCGGATTGGGCGTATCCGACGGCTCGACGACACGCGTCGCTGTTGTTCCTGCTTTTCGTGTGTTGTATCACCGCCTTTCATCTCTGGTTTATCGGCTCAGGCCGGTTTAATCTGGCGCCGGACGAGGCGCACTATTGGACATGGTCGAAGCGGCTGGACTGGAGCTACTACAGCAAAGGACCGGCAGTGGCCTACCTCATCGCCCTGTCCACACGGATGGGGGGCGATACTGAATTCTTCGTCCGGCTCCCTGCGGTTCTTCTATCAACTGGAACTGTATTACTGACGTTTCTGCTGGCAGTTCGGCTCTGTCGCTCCAGCCTGGCCGGCCTGAACGCGGTGCTGCTACTCGCTGCTATGCCGCTCGCCGAAGCGGGCTCGATTCTCATGACGATCGACGCGCCGCTGGTATTCTTCTGGACTCTCACGCTGCTGCTGATCTGCCGCGCGCTCACAGCAGAGGGCAACGGCTGGTGGCTGGCCGCCGGGACCGGCCTCGGACTTGGTCTGCTCAGTAAATATACGATGGCGTTCATAGTGCCGCAGACGTTCCTGTATCTGATATTGTCCAGACAGCATCGGTTCTGGTTGCGACGGCCAGGCCCCTACGTCGCGCTCGGGGTCGGGCTTCTTCTCTTTAGCCCTGTCATCTATTGGAACGCTACACACAACGTGGTCTCGTTGCGCCATCTCCTGGAACAGCTTGGAGGGGGACAAGATGCCGTTATACCACTGAAGAGTCTGGGACAATTTGCGGCATCCCAGGTAGGTGTGGTCACCCCCGTACTCTTTGTTGTGCTCTTGAGCGGGCTTTGGGAGGTCGGACGGATTGGACTCATGCGACGGAGTGATGATGCGGCGCTTTTTCTCTTTTGCGCCGCGGTTCCTCTGCTGGTCACGTGTCTCATCATCAGTCTATGGACAAAGGTGCAGGGAAACTGGGCCGCACCGGCCTATGTCGTCGCTGCTATAGCCGCCGCCAAGTGGCACGCGAGCGTATCTGCTGACCGCATCTCTATCTGGCGATGGACGCGCCGTCGCGTGCTTTTCGCCGGCGCGTTAGCAACCGGATTCCTCGTCAGCGCCATCGGTCACTTTCCGCATGCGCTCGCCTCGGTTGGCCTGCAGCTTCCCGCCAAGCTCGATTTGACCAAGCGCCTCAGAGGATGGGCAGAGCTTGGAACGCGGGTCAGCGCCGTCCATTACGAGATGAGTCGAAGGCGACCGGTATTCGTTTTCGGCGACCGGTATCAGGTTGCCAGCGAGGTCATGTTCTACGTGCCGGATCACCCGAAGACCTACAACATCCAGCTTGGGCAACGACGAATGAATCAGTTTGATGTATGGGGAGGGACCGAGGAGGTCCGTGGTTGGGACGCCATCTTTGTGACGGATCGGCCGGACCTTCCTGATGCGGTTGTCCGCTCATTCGATGTGGTGCAACCAGAGTCGCCGAATGCCCACTCTGAGGTCGGAGGGTCGAGCAGTCTGAATCCGTGGTCGATCTTTCGCTGCTATGGTTTCCGGGGATTCCCTCCGGTTCAGCAACTCGGGTACTAGATGAGAGACCCGGTATCTCTACACGCTTTGAGCCACGATCGTCAGCGGGCGCCGTGGCTCTCGATCGTCATCCCCTTTTGTAACGAGGAAGACAACGTCTATCCTCTCTATGAACAGATCGTTGCAGCTCTGGACGGGCTTGGACGGTCATATGAGGTGGTCGCCGTCGATGACGGCAGCAGAGATCGGACGCTTACCGTTCTTGAGGCGATCGTGAAGGATGATACGCGGTGGAAGGTGGTGGTACTCCGGCGAAACTTCGGACAGACGGCCGCCATGTCCGCCGGCTTCGACCACGCGACAGGCGACGTGATCGTAACCCTCGATGGGGATCTTCAGAACGATCCTGCCGACATTCCAAGGTTGTTGGAGTTGATCAACGACTACGATATCGTCAGCGGTTGGAGGGCCGATCGCAAGGACCCATTCCTCTCAAGGCGGTTGCCCTCCATGCTTGCGAACTGGCTGATCTCCGTAACAACCGGTATAAGACTTCACGACTACGGGTGTACCCTGAAGGCGTATCGACGGGTAGTCGTGGAAAATCTCCGACTCTACGGTGAGTTGCATCGATTTATCCCCGCCATTGCCAGTTGGATGGGGATTGCCATCGCTGAGGTCAAAACGAACCACCGCCCCAGACAATTCGGACGCTCCAAGTACTCCATTGTCCGAACGGTGCGGGTCCTCCTGGACCTGATCGCCGTCAAATTCCTGCTACGATTCAGCACGTCTCCGATCCAGATCTTCGGCGGATTGGGACTCGCCGTGGGCGCCGCCGGAGGAGGCTTGCTTCTGTATCTGGCCGGCCTCAAGCTGCTCTTGGGGCAGCCGATCGGCGGGCGGCCGCTCTTGCTGCTCGCGATCCTCCTTCTGATTCTGGGGGTACAACTGGTGGGTATGGGCCTGCTCGGCGAAATGGTGGCGCGAGTCTATCACGAGACGCAGCGCAAGCCGATCTATATGGTTCAGCGGATTATTCATGAAGCTAAGATTGAAGGAAACGATGGTGAGCGCAACCCATAGGTCCATGGCCAAGGCCTGGCAATTCGGATTGAAGCTCACCGTCAGTATCGCGCTGCTGGCTTTGCTCTTATCCAGGACCGATCTACACGCCATCGGCGCCCTCTTCCGCTCCTTGCACATCCCGATCTTTTTCGGATCTATTCTTCTCTATCTGGTGGCTCAGTTGCTCAGCACGATACGTTGGAACTGCCTGCTCCAGGCCGAAAAGATCCACCTTCCCTTCTGGCGTCTCATCCTGCTGTACTACGAGGGGATGTTCTTCAACCTGATGTTGCCCACCGCTATCGGCGGCGATCTAATTCGGGGCTATCAGGTCTCACGACTGACGAAGCGACGCGAGGCCTCGATGGCCTCGATCCTCGTGGAACGGCTCTCCGGCTTTGTTGCTCTCGCCATCATCGCGTGTATCGCCATTGTCCCCGCATATGCTCGCGTGAGCGACCCGCTGATCGTCTGGTTGACGGCCGGTTCGGCGGCAGGGATGGTCGCCCTTATTGCGTCACTGCTGAGCGATCGGCTCCAGGCACTGTTCTTCAGGTTGCTGCACGGCGTAGGCCTTGGAAGATTTCACGACACAGTCCACCGGCTGTACGAAGCGGTCCAACAGTACTGGACCCATCGAAGCACCCTCCTGCTGGCACTGGGACTCTCATTGGTCTTGCAGTCGCTGGTGATTACAATCTTTTACCTGATCTCGCTGGCGCTCAACTTATCCGTCCCATTCGGCTACTTTTTCCTGTTTGTCCCGTTGATGAGCGTCGTTTCAATGTTGCCGATCTCCATCGCGGGTCTTGGGCTCCGGGAGGGGAGCGCCGTGTATCTTTTCACCAAGGTCGGCCTGGATGCCGCCGGCGCGCTCAGTTTGTCCTTGCTGTGGTTCGCTGTGACGGCGCTCTGTAGCGGGTTGGGAGGGATCGTGTTTCTCGTCGGCCATTCACAGCACCGGATGGACCGGTAAACGGCAGGACCAATGATATCTGTTCAGTCGTGGCTGGAAAGGCTGCGCGAGTGGGATGAAGCCGGATTCTACCTGATTAACCGAACGCTTCGGAATCCGTTCTTTGACCTCTTGATGCCGTTCGTCACCAACAAATGGAACTTTGTCATTCCGGTAGCGGCCCTGCTTGGTTACATATTGCTTTGCCGTCCGAATCGAGATCGACTCATCGCGCTTTCCGCCATCGCGGTGATTCTACTCGCCGATGAAACCAGTCAACTTCTGAAGGATCTGTTCGAACGGACCAGGCCATTTCATCCCCTCAGAGACCTCACGCGTCCCGTTTCGTTTTCATTTCCCTCGAATCATGCCAGCAACATGTTTGCGTTGGCGGTATTTCTCTCCTATAATTACTCACGATCAGGATTGCTCTGTTTCCCCGCAGCGGCCCTCGTCGGATATTCCCGGGTCTATGTCGGCTCGCATTACCCGTTTGATGTGC
Proteins encoded:
- a CDS encoding phosphoribosylamine--glycine ligase → MQILVIGSGGREHALAWKIAQSPKVSKIWAAPGNAGMSDVAECVQISATDIRLLADFAERKRIDLTVVGPELPLTLGIVDEFERRGLRIFGPRKDAALVEGSKVFAKSFMKKHHIPTGFFQTFDRSEEAKRYIEEIGTPLVVKADGLAAGKGVIVCFELPEALDAVEKIMEERLFGDAGKRIVIEEYLEGEEVSFHALTDGDAVLPLASSQDHKRAFNDDQGPNTGGMGAYSPAPIITESIHQQIMERVMIPAVAGMATEGRAYKGILYAGLMINGNEIKVLEFNARLGDPEAQPLLLRMKSDLIPLLEAVVDGRLRDQTIDWTPDASVCVVMASKGYPGPYDQGATIVGLEDAAAEPNVVIFHAGTSRTNNQVLTGGGRVLGVTGLGRDIQGAIAATYRAVKKVHWEGAHYRTDIGVRALAKVS
- a CDS encoding phosphoribosylaminoimidazole carboxylase yields the protein MITDGGTTTHPVVGIVMGSDSDLAVMELTGKALERFEIPFEWKISSAHRSLDATLDYIRKAEARGIKVIIAGAGAAAHLAGVIAGQTTLPVIGVPLASSSLKGLDALLSIVQMPGGVPVATMAIGEAGAKNAGILAARILALSDETLQRKLQSFKEALASEVEEKDHTLQKHRS
- the arnT_3 gene encoding Undecaprenyl phosphate-alpha-4-amino-4-deoxy-L-arabinose arabinosyl transferase, coding for MCCITAFHLWFIGSGRFNLAPDEAHYWTWSKRLDWSYYSKGPAVAYLIALSTRMGGDTEFFVRLPAVLLSTGTVLLTFLLAVRLCRSSLAGLNAVLLLAAMPLAEAGSILMTIDAPLVFFWTLTLLLICRALTAEGNGWWLAAGTGLGLGLLSKYTMAFIVPQTFLYLILSRQHRFWLRRPGPYVALGVGLLLFSPVIYWNATHNVVSLRHLLEQLGGGQDAVIPLKSLGQFAASQVGVVTPVLFVVLLSGLWEVGRIGLMRRSDDAALFLFCAAVPLLVTCLIISLWTKVQGNWAAPAYVVAAIAAAKWHASVSADRISIWRWTRRRVLFAGALATGFLVSAIGHFPHALASVGLQLPAKLDLTKRLRGWAELGTRVSAVHYEMSRRRPVFVFGDRYQVASEVMFYVPDHPKTYNIQLGQRRMNQFDVWGGTEEVRGWDAIFVTDRPDLPDAVVRSFDVVQPESPNAHSEVGGSSSLNPWSIFRCYGFRGFPPVQQLGY
- a CDS encoding glycosyl transferase: MRDPVSLHALSHDRQRAPWLSIVIPFCNEEDNVYPLYEQIVAALDGLGRSYEVVAVDDGSRDRTLTVLEAIVKDDTRWKVVVLRRNFGQTAAMSAGFDHATGDVIVTLDGDLQNDPADIPRLLELINDYDIVSGWRADRKDPFLSRRLPSMLANWLISVTTGIRLHDYGCTLKAYRRVVVENLRLYGELHRFIPAIASWMGIAIAEVKTNHRPRQFGRSKYSIVRTVRVLLDLIAVKFLLRFSTSPIQIFGGLGLAVGAAGGGLLLYLAGLKLLLGQPIGGRPLLLLAILLLILGVQLVGMGLLGEMVARVYHETQRKPIYMVQRIIHEAKIEGNDGERNP
- a CDS encoding membrane protein; translation: MKLRLKETMVSATHRSMAKAWQFGLKLTVSIALLALLLSRTDLHAIGALFRSLHIPIFFGSILLYLVAQLLSTIRWNCLLQAEKIHLPFWRLILLYYEGMFFNLMLPTAIGGDLIRGYQVSRLTKRREASMASILVERLSGFVALAIIACIAIVPAYARVSDPLIVWLTAGSAAGMVALIASLLSDRLQALFFRLLHGVGLGRFHDTVHRLYEAVQQYWTHRSTLLLALGLSLVLQSLVITIFYLISLALNLSVPFGYFFLFVPLMSVVSMLPISIAGLGLREGSAVYLFTKVGLDAAGALSLSLLWFAVTALCSGLGGIVFLVGHSQHRMDR
- the ybjG gene encoding Putative undecaprenyl-diphosphatase YbjG, yielding MISVQSWLERLREWDEAGFYLINRTLRNPFFDLLMPFVTNKWNFVIPVAALLGYILLCRPNRDRLIALSAIAVILLADETSQLLKDLFERTRPFHPLRDLTRPVSFSFPSNHASNMFALAVFLSYNYSRSGLLCFPAAALVGYSRVYVGSHYPFDVLGGAVWGILIGLVGVVVVRQLMRMTGVVYTSPSGDKKNHPASGSETFQ